The following is a genomic window from Atribacteraceae bacterium.
CTTCAAATGGAATCTGCTCCGTGATCTCCTGCCGCAGGAACTCTTTAACCTGATGGATCATCCGCACGGCGTAATCGATCCGGGGATTGGTACCGGCCACATATGCTCCAATGTTGATCAGATCTTCGGCGTCCCGGTAGACGGCCAACACGTCACGGACCTTTTGGGCGAGAGCTTGCTGTTTGGCCGAAGTAACTTCCGGCATGAGCCGGCTCACACTTTG
Proteins encoded in this region:
- the fliI gene encoding flagellum-specific ATP synthase FliI (involved in type III protein export during flagellum assembly), with translation TALYAVLVEGDDMNDPIADAVRGILDGHIVLSRKLAHEGHYPAIDVLQSVSRLMPEVTSAKQQALAQKVRDVLAVYRDAEDLINIGAYVAGTNPRIDYAVRMIHQVKEFLRQEITEQIPFEASLDELCKLFGEVKG